A stretch of Stenotrophomonas indicatrix DNA encodes these proteins:
- a CDS encoding ParB/RepB/Spo0J family partition protein — MTSSKPAAKKRGLGRGLDALLGPKGAVSQVQASTAVIEPLPGEVLRKLPVGQLQPGKYQPRREMDQGKLSELADSIKSQGVIQPILVRQLPAGNFEIVAGERRWRASQLAGLDEVPVVVRELEDRTVIAMALIENIQREDLNPLEEAEALQRLISEFTLTHAEAAEAVGRSRAAVSNLLRLLELPIAIRLLLETRRLEMGHARALLTLAPELASKLAQEAADEGWSVREVERRAQAFAAGKVPSNRPQPVAKVQQADIASLETELSEVLGTSVAINHGRGGKGKLIIHYANLDTLDGVLERLRTRQG, encoded by the coding sequence ATGACCAGCAGCAAGCCTGCAGCCAAGAAGCGAGGCCTCGGCCGCGGCCTGGACGCACTGCTCGGTCCGAAGGGCGCGGTCAGCCAGGTGCAGGCCAGTACGGCGGTGATCGAGCCGCTGCCCGGTGAAGTGCTGCGCAAGCTGCCGGTAGGCCAGCTGCAGCCGGGCAAGTACCAGCCGCGTCGCGAGATGGACCAGGGCAAGCTGTCCGAACTAGCCGACTCGATCAAGTCGCAGGGCGTGATCCAGCCGATCCTGGTGCGCCAGCTGCCGGCAGGCAACTTCGAGATCGTCGCCGGTGAACGTCGCTGGCGCGCCTCGCAGCTGGCCGGCCTGGACGAAGTGCCGGTGGTGGTGCGCGAGCTGGAAGACCGCACCGTCATCGCGATGGCGCTGATCGAGAACATCCAGCGCGAAGACCTCAACCCGCTGGAAGAAGCCGAAGCGCTGCAGCGCCTCATCAGCGAATTCACCCTGACCCATGCCGAGGCCGCCGAGGCCGTCGGTCGCTCGCGCGCGGCGGTGTCCAACCTGCTGCGCCTGCTGGAGCTGCCGATCGCCATCCGCCTGCTGCTGGAAACGCGCCGGCTGGAGATGGGGCACGCCCGCGCGCTGCTGACGCTGGCCCCGGAACTGGCCAGCAAGCTGGCCCAGGAAGCGGCCGATGAAGGCTGGTCGGTGCGCGAGGTCGAGCGCCGTGCGCAGGCGTTTGCCGCCGGCAAGGTGCCGAGCAACCGTCCGCAGCCGGTGGCCAAGGTGCAGCAGGCCGATATCGCCTCGCTGGAAACCGAGCTGTCCGAAGTGCTGGGGACTTCCGTTGCGATCAACCATGGCCGCGGCGGCAAGGGCAAGCTGATCATCCATTACGCCAACCTGGACACGCTCGATGGCGTGCTGGAGCGGCTGCGCACGCGCCAGGGCTGA
- a CDS encoding ParA family protein, whose translation MARIIAIANQKGGVGKTTTAVNLAASLANAPKRVLLVDLDSQGNATMGSGVDKRELVSSTYDLLLGESSAADVRVQTAEGYDLLPGNIDLTAAEIQLMAQSEREQRLKRALAPIRDEYDYILIDCPPALSLLTLNALAAADSVIVPMQCEYYALEGLSALVETIEALRANLNPALEIEGVLRTMFDVRNNLANAVSAELTEHFGDRVFRTIVPRNVRLAEAPSHGQSIVGYDRASRGGVAYLGLAGEIIRRNNERNKATKAVETV comes from the coding sequence ATGGCCCGCATCATCGCCATCGCCAACCAGAAGGGTGGCGTCGGCAAGACCACGACCGCCGTCAACCTGGCCGCTTCCCTGGCCAACGCACCCAAGCGCGTGCTGTTGGTCGACCTGGATTCCCAGGGCAACGCGACCATGGGCAGTGGCGTGGACAAGCGCGAGCTGGTCTCCTCCACCTACGACCTGCTGCTGGGCGAGTCCAGCGCCGCCGACGTGCGCGTGCAGACCGCCGAAGGCTACGACCTGCTGCCGGGCAACATCGACCTGACCGCGGCCGAGATCCAGCTGATGGCGCAGAGCGAGCGCGAGCAGCGCCTGAAGCGCGCGCTGGCACCGATCCGCGATGAGTACGACTACATCCTGATCGACTGCCCGCCGGCGCTCTCGCTGCTGACCCTCAACGCACTGGCCGCCGCCGATTCGGTGATCGTGCCGATGCAGTGCGAGTACTACGCACTGGAAGGCCTGAGCGCGCTGGTGGAAACCATCGAAGCGCTGCGTGCCAACCTCAACCCGGCGCTGGAGATCGAAGGCGTGCTGCGCACCATGTTCGACGTGCGCAACAACCTGGCCAATGCCGTGTCGGCCGAGCTCACCGAGCACTTCGGCGACCGGGTGTTCCGCACCATCGTGCCGCGCAACGTGCGCCTGGCCGAGGCGCCCAGCCATGGCCAGAGCATCGTCGGCTACGATCGTGCTTCGCGCGGCGGCGTGGCCTACCTCGGCCTGGCCGGCGAGATCATCCGTCGCAACAACGAACGCAACAAGGCCACCAAGGCCGTGGAGACCGTCTGA
- the rsmG gene encoding 16S rRNA (guanine(527)-N(7))-methyltransferase RsmG, with the protein MSEHDLPAGVANTLQQGLASMGLAAELAPPLLRYLALLHRWNGTYNLTAIRDPQEMVTRHLLDSLAMQPFVADGSLADLGTGPGLPGIPLAIACPGLQVTLVESNGKKARFMREAVRQLGLGNARVAESRAEALAEPGSYDQLTARAMDTLAGIVRVGGHLLRPGGVLLAMKGVYPHDEIAALPAGWQVREVVPLSVPGLAGERHLVAVTGP; encoded by the coding sequence ATGAGCGAACACGATCTTCCCGCCGGCGTAGCGAACACGCTGCAGCAGGGCCTGGCCAGCATGGGCCTGGCCGCCGAGCTGGCCCCGCCGCTGCTGCGCTACCTGGCGCTGCTGCACCGCTGGAACGGCACCTACAACCTCACCGCCATCCGCGATCCGCAGGAAATGGTCACCCGCCATCTGCTCGATTCACTGGCGATGCAGCCGTTCGTGGCCGATGGCAGCCTGGCCGACCTCGGTACCGGCCCCGGGTTGCCGGGCATCCCGCTGGCGATCGCCTGCCCGGGCCTGCAGGTCACCCTGGTGGAAAGCAACGGCAAGAAGGCCCGCTTCATGCGCGAGGCCGTGCGCCAGCTGGGCCTGGGCAATGCCCGCGTGGCCGAATCGCGCGCCGAAGCGCTGGCCGAGCCGGGCAGCTACGACCAGCTGACCGCGCGCGCGATGGACACCCTGGCCGGCATCGTCCGCGTCGGTGGCCACCTGCTGCGCCCCGGTGGCGTGTTGCTGGCCATGAAAGGCGTCTACCCGCATGACGAGATCGCAGCGCTGCCGGCCGGTTGGCAGGTGCGCGAGGTGGTCCCGCTGAGCGTGCCCGGCCTGGCCGGTGAACGCCATCTGGTCGCCGTCACAGGTCCCTGA
- a CDS encoding 4'-phosphopantetheinyl transferase family protein: MSLPATLEGPWRFGPVTVWRCPHVPGQRGEPQARQVLAQALGGEPDALPLVRDDKGRPELSGALAHYGTGWSHSGEVLLVALGEGVRLGVDLELLRPRPRMLEIIQRFFHPDEVAWLQGLDEADREHWFFRVWCAKEAMLKAHGQGISFGLHRLQLAPANDGALHLRWCDPELGEAARWHLHEWQASGQFRAALAWYPQ; encoded by the coding sequence ATGAGCCTGCCAGCCACCCTTGAGGGCCCCTGGCGGTTTGGTCCGGTTACCGTCTGGCGCTGCCCGCATGTCCCTGGCCAGCGCGGTGAGCCGCAGGCCCGGCAGGTGCTGGCACAGGCCCTGGGCGGCGAGCCGGATGCGCTGCCGCTGGTGCGCGACGACAAGGGCCGGCCGGAACTGAGCGGCGCGCTCGCCCACTACGGCACCGGCTGGAGCCACAGCGGCGAGGTGCTGCTGGTAGCGCTGGGCGAGGGCGTGCGGCTGGGCGTGGACCTGGAACTGCTGCGGCCGCGCCCGCGCATGCTGGAAATCATCCAGCGCTTCTTCCATCCCGACGAAGTGGCCTGGCTGCAGGGCCTGGACGAGGCCGACCGCGAACACTGGTTCTTCCGCGTCTGGTGTGCCAAGGAAGCGATGCTGAAGGCGCACGGGCAGGGCATTTCCTTCGGCCTGCACCGCCTGCAGCTGGCCCCGGCCAACGATGGCGCCCTGCACCTGCGCTGGTGCGACCCGGAGCTGGGCGAGGCCGCGCGCTGGCACCTGCACGAATGGCAGGCCAGCGGACAATTCCGCGCCGCATTGGCCTGGTATCCGCAGTGA
- a CDS encoding GlsB/YeaQ/YmgE family stress response membrane protein — MGIIIWLIVGGIVGWLASIIMKRDGQQGIILNIVVGIVGALISGWLFGGGINEAITLRTFLFSLIGAVILLAIVNLFTRKSIR; from the coding sequence ATGGGCATCATCATCTGGCTGATCGTCGGCGGCATCGTCGGCTGGCTGGCAAGCATCATCATGAAGCGCGATGGCCAGCAGGGCATCATCCTCAACATCGTGGTGGGCATCGTCGGCGCACTGATTTCCGGCTGGCTGTTCGGCGGCGGCATCAATGAAGCGATCACCCTGCGCACGTTCCTATTCTCGCTGATCGGCGCGGTGATTCTTCTGGCCATCGTCAACCTGTTCACCCGCAAGAGCATACGGTGA
- the xth gene encoding exodeoxyribonuclease III, which yields MKIASWNVNSLNVRLPHLEQWLKDFGPDIVGIQETKLEDHKFPDSALVAAGYRSVFAGQKTYNGVALVSREPAQDVQIGIPGFEDEQKRVIAGTFGDLRVINLYVVNGQDVGTDKYEYKLRWLEAVHAWIAEELQRHPKLIVMGDFNIAPDARDVHDPEVWNDNHILTSTAERGALNKLLQLGLHDGFRLHNDEAGTFSWWDYRAAGFRRDLGLRIDLTLVSDALKGSAVASGIDREPRTWERPSDHAPAWVELG from the coding sequence ATGAAGATCGCCTCGTGGAACGTCAATTCGCTCAATGTCCGCCTGCCGCACCTGGAGCAGTGGCTCAAGGACTTCGGCCCGGACATCGTCGGCATCCAGGAAACCAAGCTGGAGGACCACAAGTTCCCCGACTCGGCGCTGGTCGCCGCCGGTTACCGCAGCGTGTTCGCCGGGCAGAAGACCTACAACGGCGTGGCGCTGGTGTCGCGCGAGCCGGCGCAGGACGTGCAGATCGGCATTCCCGGCTTCGAGGACGAGCAGAAGCGGGTCATCGCCGGCACCTTCGGCGACCTGCGGGTGATCAACCTGTACGTGGTCAACGGCCAGGACGTGGGCACCGACAAGTACGAGTACAAGCTGCGCTGGCTGGAGGCGGTGCACGCGTGGATCGCCGAAGAACTGCAGCGGCATCCGAAGCTGATCGTGATGGGCGACTTCAACATCGCCCCCGATGCGCGCGACGTGCATGACCCGGAGGTGTGGAACGACAACCACATCCTGACCTCCACTGCCGAGCGCGGCGCACTGAACAAGCTGCTGCAGCTGGGCCTGCACGATGGCTTCCGCCTGCACAACGATGAGGCCGGCACCTTCAGCTGGTGGGACTACCGCGCAGCGGGTTTCCGCCGCGACCTCGGCCTGCGCATCGACCTCACCCTGGTTTCCGATGCGCTGAAGGGCAGTGCGGTAGCCTCGGGCATCGACCGCGAGCCGCGCACCTGGGAACGCCCCAGCGATCATGCACCGGCGTGGGTGGAATTGGGTTGA
- a CDS encoding coniferyl aldehyde dehydrogenase, whose product MTTTVPADLPAILHTLRSAWQSQRPSLDQRGNDLRRLREALKLRLDEMAQAIAEDFGHRAHVESKLADGMSVLSAIDHLRRHLRRWSKPQRVGAGWRLWPARAQLRPMPLGVVGVISPWNYPVTLALVPLATAIAAGNHVLLKPSEHTPRTSAFLADLLASVFPPERVAVVQGGADVAAAVSSLPLDHLVFTGSTAVGRKVMAAAAEHLVPLTLELGGKSPAIVCRDFPLDKAAARLATGKWFNAGQTCIAPDYVLIDSVRQREFVQALQQQVRERYGDFSDAADYTRIINEGQYRRLQGYLAQARERGVPVIPLAQVDDARADRERLLVPTVVLDPPDDLDLMRDEIFGPILPVRAYPDLDAALADIVARDRPLALYPFSHDTATVERILGQVLAGGVTVNDTLLHFAADGLPFGGVGASGMGAYHGRAGFDAMSKLLPVLWQSRWAASDRLRPPYSKIAGLLKLLLR is encoded by the coding sequence ATGACCACCACCGTCCCAGCCGACCTCCCCGCCATCCTGCACACCCTGCGCAGCGCCTGGCAGTCGCAGCGCCCGTCGCTAGACCAGCGCGGGAATGACCTGCGCCGCCTGCGCGAGGCGCTGAAGCTACGCCTGGACGAAATGGCCCAAGCCATCGCCGAGGACTTCGGCCACCGCGCCCACGTGGAATCGAAGCTGGCCGATGGCATGAGCGTGCTGTCGGCCATCGACCACCTGCGTCGCCACCTGCGGCGCTGGTCGAAGCCGCAGCGGGTGGGCGCCGGCTGGCGACTATGGCCGGCGCGCGCGCAGCTGCGGCCGATGCCGCTGGGTGTGGTCGGGGTGATCTCGCCGTGGAATTATCCGGTCACGCTGGCGTTGGTGCCGCTGGCCACCGCGATTGCCGCTGGCAACCATGTGCTGTTGAAGCCTTCGGAGCACACCCCGCGCACCAGCGCGTTCCTGGCCGATCTGCTGGCGAGCGTGTTCCCGCCCGAACGTGTAGCGGTGGTGCAGGGTGGGGCGGACGTGGCTGCGGCGGTGTCTTCGCTACCGCTGGACCACCTCGTGTTTACCGGTTCCACCGCGGTCGGCCGCAAGGTGATGGCGGCGGCGGCGGAGCATCTGGTGCCGCTGACGCTGGAACTGGGCGGCAAGTCGCCGGCGATCGTCTGCCGTGATTTCCCGTTGGACAAAGCCGCCGCACGTCTGGCCACCGGCAAGTGGTTCAACGCCGGCCAGACCTGCATCGCGCCGGATTACGTGCTGATCGACAGCGTGCGCCAGCGTGAGTTCGTGCAGGCGCTGCAGCAGCAGGTGCGTGAGCGCTATGGCGATTTCAGCGATGCCGCCGACTACACGCGGATCATCAACGAGGGCCAGTACCGGCGCCTGCAGGGCTATCTGGCGCAGGCGCGCGAACGCGGCGTGCCGGTGATTCCGCTGGCGCAGGTGGATGACGCGCGCGCCGATCGCGAGCGGCTGCTGGTGCCGACCGTGGTGCTGGACCCGCCGGATGACCTAGACCTGATGCGCGATGAGATCTTCGGCCCGATCCTGCCGGTGCGCGCCTATCCGGACCTGGATGCGGCGCTGGCCGACATCGTGGCCCGCGACCGGCCACTGGCGCTGTATCCCTTCAGCCATGACACGGCCACGGTGGAGCGCATTCTCGGCCAGGTGCTGGCCGGCGGGGTCACGGTCAACGACACCCTGCTGCACTTCGCCGCCGACGGTTTGCCGTTTGGTGGGGTGGGCGCCAGTGGCATGGGGGCGTACCACGGGCGGGCCGGGTTTGATGCGATGAGCAAGCTGTTGCCGGTGCTGTGGCAGTCGCGCTGGGCGGCCAGTGACCGGCTGCGGCCGCCGTATTCGAAGATTGCGGGGTTGTTGAAACTGCTGCTGCGGTGA
- a CDS encoding MFS transporter, producing the protein MSTTPAPAKAQLTQGHKKVIFASSLGTVFEWYDFFLYGSLAAIIAKQFFSGVNETTGMIFALLAFAAGFFVRPFGAAFFGSLGDRIGRKYTFLVTILIMGISTFLVGVLPNYASIGFAAPVILIILRLAQGLAMGGEYGGAATYVAEHAPDDKRGLYTSFIQCTATLGLFMSLLIILACRYFLGNEAFEAWGWRIPFLVSIVLLGVSVWIRLQLSESPLFQQMKSEGKGSKTPFRDSLKGGNLKLMLLVLLGAAAGQAVVWYGGQFYALFFLSSMLKVDATTSYLLIAAALALGVPFFIFFGWLSDRIGRKKIILAGCLLAAITYIPIFKGLTHFANPAIEEARSSSPALVVADPTTCSFQFDPVGLRKFTSSCDVATAALTKAGVPYDVQPAAAGSLAMVNVGSASVTSYEAAGLTKEEGKAKADAFGAELKTALTGAGYPAKADGSRINYAGTILMLWLLVLYVTMVYGPIAAYLVELFPTRIRYTSMSLPYHIGNGWFGGFLPAISFALVAGTGNLYYGLWYPIIIALMSVVIGGLFLRETKNVDITK; encoded by the coding sequence ATGTCCACAACACCTGCACCGGCGAAAGCCCAACTAACCCAGGGACACAAGAAGGTCATCTTCGCGTCCAGCCTGGGCACCGTTTTCGAGTGGTATGACTTCTTCCTGTATGGCTCGCTTGCTGCGATCATCGCCAAGCAGTTCTTCAGTGGCGTCAATGAAACCACGGGCATGATCTTCGCCCTGCTGGCCTTCGCGGCCGGCTTCTTCGTGCGCCCGTTCGGTGCGGCCTTCTTCGGCAGCCTCGGCGATCGCATCGGCCGCAAGTACACCTTCCTGGTCACCATCCTGATCATGGGCATCTCGACCTTCCTGGTCGGTGTGCTGCCCAACTACGCCTCGATCGGCTTCGCCGCGCCGGTGATCCTGATCATCCTGCGCCTGGCCCAGGGCTTGGCCATGGGCGGCGAGTACGGTGGTGCGGCGACCTACGTGGCCGAACACGCGCCGGACGACAAGCGTGGCCTGTACACCAGCTTCATCCAGTGCACGGCCACCCTCGGCCTGTTCATGTCGCTGCTGATCATCCTGGCCTGCCGCTACTTCCTCGGCAACGAAGCGTTCGAAGCCTGGGGCTGGCGCATTCCGTTCCTGGTCTCGATCGTGCTGCTGGGTGTGTCGGTGTGGATCCGCCTGCAGCTGAGCGAGTCGCCGCTGTTCCAGCAGATGAAGTCGGAGGGCAAGGGTTCCAAGACGCCGTTCCGTGACAGCCTGAAGGGCGGCAACCTGAAGCTGATGCTGCTGGTGCTGCTCGGCGCCGCAGCGGGCCAGGCGGTGGTCTGGTATGGCGGCCAGTTCTACGCGCTGTTCTTCCTCAGCAGCATGCTGAAGGTCGATGCCACCACCTCCTACCTGCTGATCGCTGCCGCGCTGGCGTTGGGCGTGCCGTTCTTCATCTTCTTCGGCTGGCTGTCCGACCGTATCGGCCGCAAGAAGATCATCCTGGCCGGCTGCCTGTTGGCCGCAATCACCTACATCCCGATCTTCAAGGGTCTGACCCACTTCGCCAACCCGGCCATCGAAGAAGCCCGCAGCAGTTCGCCGGCGCTGGTCGTGGCCGACCCGACCACCTGCTCCTTCCAGTTCGATCCGGTGGGCCTGCGCAAGTTCACCAGCTCCTGCGACGTCGCCACCGCCGCGCTGACCAAGGCCGGTGTGCCGTATGACGTGCAGCCGGCCGCTGCTGGTTCGCTGGCGATGGTCAACGTGGGCAGCGCCAGCGTCACCTCGTACGAGGCCGCCGGCCTGACCAAGGAAGAAGGAAAGGCCAAGGCTGACGCGTTCGGTGCCGAGCTGAAGACGGCATTGACCGGTGCCGGCTATCCCGCCAAGGCTGATGGTTCGCGCATCAACTACGCCGGCACGATCCTGATGCTGTGGCTGCTGGTGCTGTACGTGACCATGGTCTACGGCCCGATCGCCGCCTACCTGGTCGAACTGTTCCCGACCCGCATCCGCTACACCTCGATGTCGCTGCCGTATCACATCGGCAATGGCTGGTTCGGTGGCTTCCTGCCGGCGATCTCGTTCGCGCTGGTGGCCGGTACCGGCAACCTGTACTACGGGTTGTGGTACCCGATCATCATCGCGCTGATGTCGGTGGTGATTGGCGGCCTGTTCCTGCGCGAGACGAAGAACGTGGACATCACCAAGTAA
- a CDS encoding DcaP family trimeric outer membrane transporter, whose amino-acid sequence MSHRTLKAVRTPLAACLLVALVAPGMAFAETAKEKALESRVAELERQVQALLASQQQQQTQIVQTQQAVTDVRTLQAEQKPAVPAGKQPIQVTTITPGAAPGTTVKIGGFIKADFLATQTSDGQLADDATGRSLYLPGQTPVEGAGGSGKRSDVDYNAHAKFSRFNLGIDNVSESGNKAGAFFEMDFFGNSLGNQTATNTYGVTLRHAYMYWNNWMAGQTWSNFMDAASLPEAVDFVGPTDGVIFVRQAQVRYTQGGFSVALENPETTTLTGTRNPVTGAWTNASANSDRGSLPDLTLRYGWKGDWGTFGVGGIVRQLKVDNQATGAKADKVAGGLTLGGKWVMGDSDSLHYQFTGGEGIARYIGLGITADSAYDVARDELNPTGVIAGYVGWRHAFSPKLRTNLIYARSDYDNDSILGPLVTKSVQSIRGNIFYSPLPKVDVGAELMYGKREIENGNKGDITRLQFTTKYSF is encoded by the coding sequence ATGAGCCACCGTACGTTGAAAGCCGTGCGCACACCTTTGGCGGCCTGCCTGTTGGTCGCCCTGGTCGCACCGGGCATGGCGTTCGCCGAGACCGCCAAAGAGAAGGCACTGGAGTCACGCGTCGCCGAACTGGAGCGGCAGGTGCAGGCGCTGCTGGCGTCGCAGCAGCAGCAACAGACCCAGATCGTGCAGACCCAGCAGGCGGTCACCGACGTCCGCACGCTGCAGGCCGAACAGAAGCCGGCGGTGCCTGCGGGCAAGCAGCCGATCCAGGTCACCACCATCACCCCCGGCGCGGCGCCGGGCACCACGGTCAAGATCGGCGGTTTCATCAAGGCTGATTTCCTGGCCACCCAGACCAGCGATGGCCAGCTGGCCGACGATGCCACCGGCCGCTCGCTGTACCTGCCCGGGCAGACCCCGGTGGAAGGCGCCGGCGGCAGCGGCAAGCGCTCGGACGTGGACTACAACGCCCACGCCAAGTTCTCGCGCTTCAACCTGGGCATCGACAACGTCAGCGAGTCGGGCAACAAGGCCGGCGCGTTCTTCGAGATGGATTTCTTCGGCAACTCGCTGGGCAACCAGACCGCCACCAACACCTATGGCGTGACCCTGCGCCATGCGTACATGTACTGGAACAACTGGATGGCCGGCCAGACCTGGTCGAACTTCATGGATGCGGCGTCGTTGCCGGAAGCGGTCGACTTCGTCGGTCCCACCGATGGCGTGATCTTCGTGCGCCAGGCGCAGGTGCGCTACACCCAGGGCGGCTTCAGCGTCGCGCTGGAGAATCCTGAAACGACCACCCTCACCGGTACGCGCAATCCGGTCACCGGCGCCTGGACCAATGCCAGCGCCAATTCCGATCGCGGCAGCCTGCCGGACCTGACCCTGCGTTATGGCTGGAAGGGTGACTGGGGCACGTTCGGTGTTGGCGGTATCGTCCGTCAGCTGAAGGTCGACAACCAGGCCACCGGCGCAAAGGCCGACAAGGTGGCCGGTGGCCTGACCCTGGGCGGCAAGTGGGTGATGGGTGACAGCGATTCGCTGCACTACCAGTTCACCGGTGGCGAGGGCATCGCCCGTTACATCGGCCTGGGCATTACTGCGGATTCGGCCTATGACGTGGCCCGTGACGAGCTCAACCCGACCGGTGTGATCGCCGGCTATGTCGGTTGGCGCCATGCGTTCTCGCCGAAGCTGCGCACCAACCTGATCTATGCGCGCAGCGACTACGACAACGACAGCATCCTCGGCCCGCTGGTGACCAAGAGCGTGCAGAGCATCCGCGGCAACATCTTCTACTCGCCGCTGCCCAAGGTCGATGTCGGTGCCGAGCTGATGTACGGCAAGCGCGAGATCGAGAACGGCAACAAGGGCGATATCACCCGTCTGCAGTTCACTACGAAGTACAGCTTCTAA
- the acs gene encoding acetate--CoA ligase: MADLYPVDPQFAAKARIDKNTYEQQYQASVSDPDAFWGKAAERLDWSRKPTKIKNVSYDLSDFHIKWFEDGELNASVNCLDRQLEKRGDKTALLFEPDSPDAPAQHVTYRELYERTCRLGNALRNLGVKKGDRVTIYLPMIVDAAVAMLACARIGAIHSVVFGGFAPNSIADRVSDCQSKLIITADEGLRGGRKIPLKANVDAALKLPGTNTVETVLVVRHTGGAVDMQAPRDRWFHDVVDSQPASCEPEPMNAEDPLFILYTSGSTGKPKGVLHTTAGYLLYAAYTHEAVFDLREDDIYWCTADVGWVTGHSYIVYGPLANGATSLMFEGVPNYPDTSRFWNVIDKHKVSIFYTAPTAIRALMREGEEPVKKTSRASLRLLGSVGEPINPEAWRWYYEVVGESRCPIVDTWWQTETGGILISPLAGAMDLKPGSATLPFFGVQPALVNADGEIKDGPTEGNLIIRDSWPGQMRTVYGDHQRFIDTYFRTYPGSYFTGDGCRRDEDGYYWITGRVDDVINVSGHRIGTAEVESALVSHPKVAEAAVVGFPHDVKGQGIYAYVTLVAEEAPSDELQKELVAWVRKEIGPIATPDHLQWAPGLPKTRSGKIMRRILRKIAENAPDQLGDTSTLADPSVVASLVDERKVR; the protein is encoded by the coding sequence ATGGCTGATCTCTACCCTGTCGATCCGCAGTTCGCCGCCAAGGCGCGTATCGACAAGAACACCTATGAACAGCAGTACCAGGCCTCGGTGTCCGATCCGGATGCGTTCTGGGGCAAGGCTGCCGAGCGGCTGGACTGGTCGCGCAAGCCGACGAAGATCAAGAACGTCAGCTACGACCTGTCCGACTTCCACATCAAGTGGTTCGAAGATGGCGAGCTCAACGCCAGCGTGAACTGCCTGGACCGCCAGCTGGAAAAGCGCGGCGACAAGACGGCCCTGCTGTTCGAGCCGGACAGCCCGGACGCGCCGGCCCAGCACGTGACCTATCGCGAGCTGTACGAGCGCACCTGCCGTCTCGGCAACGCGCTGCGCAACCTGGGCGTCAAGAAGGGCGACCGGGTCACCATCTACCTGCCGATGATCGTCGACGCTGCCGTGGCCATGCTGGCCTGCGCGCGCATCGGTGCGATCCACTCGGTGGTGTTCGGTGGCTTCGCCCCGAATTCGATCGCCGACCGTGTCAGCGACTGCCAGAGCAAGCTGATCATCACCGCCGACGAAGGCCTGCGCGGTGGCCGGAAGATTCCGCTGAAGGCCAACGTCGATGCGGCGCTGAAGCTGCCCGGCACCAATACCGTGGAAACCGTGCTGGTGGTGCGCCACACCGGTGGTGCGGTGGACATGCAGGCCCCGCGCGACCGCTGGTTCCATGATGTGGTCGACAGCCAGCCGGCCAGCTGCGAGCCGGAACCCATGAACGCCGAGGATCCGCTGTTCATCCTCTACACCTCCGGTTCCACCGGCAAGCCGAAGGGCGTGCTGCACACCACCGCCGGCTACCTGCTGTACGCGGCCTACACCCATGAAGCGGTGTTCGACCTGCGCGAGGACGACATCTACTGGTGCACCGCCGACGTCGGCTGGGTCACCGGCCACAGCTACATCGTGTACGGCCCGCTGGCCAACGGCGCGACCTCGCTGATGTTCGAGGGCGTGCCGAACTACCCGGACACCTCGCGCTTCTGGAACGTGATCGACAAGCACAAGGTGTCGATCTTCTACACCGCCCCCACCGCCATCCGTGCGCTGATGCGCGAAGGCGAGGAGCCGGTGAAGAAGACCTCGCGCGCCTCGCTGCGCCTGCTTGGCAGCGTCGGCGAACCGATCAATCCGGAAGCCTGGCGCTGGTACTACGAAGTGGTCGGCGAAAGCCGTTGCCCGATCGTCGATACCTGGTGGCAGACCGAGACCGGCGGCATCCTGATCTCGCCGCTGGCCGGTGCGATGGATCTGAAACCGGGTTCGGCCACCCTGCCCTTCTTCGGCGTGCAGCCGGCCCTGGTCAATGCCGATGGCGAGATCAAGGACGGCCCGACCGAAGGCAACCTGATCATCCGTGACTCCTGGCCGGGCCAGATGCGCACGGTGTACGGCGATCACCAGCGCTTCATCGACACCTACTTCCGCACTTACCCGGGCAGCTACTTCACCGGTGATGGCTGCCGCCGCGACGAAGACGGCTACTACTGGATCACCGGCCGCGTGGACGATGTGATCAACGTGTCCGGCCACCGCATCGGCACCGCCGAAGTGGAAAGCGCGCTGGTCTCGCACCCGAAGGTGGCCGAAGCCGCCGTGGTCGGCTTCCCGCACGACGTGAAGGGCCAGGGCATCTATGCCTACGTCACCCTGGTGGCCGAGGAGGCGCCCAGCGACGAGCTGCAGAAGGAGCTGGTCGCCTGGGTGCGCAAGGAGATCGGGCCGATCGCCACGCCCGACCACCTGCAGTGGGCGCCGGGCCTGCCGAAGACCCGTTCGGGCAAGATCATGCGCCGCATCCTGCGCAAGATCGCCGAGAACGCACCGGACCAGCTCGGCGACACCTCGACCCTGGCCGACCCCTCGGTCGTGGCGTCGCTGGTGGACGAGCGCAAGGTGCGTTGA